TAAGTTTTGTAAGGATAaactttgtgtttcttttttttaagttCATTTTAAACTTCAGCGACATTTAAATCCCCTGCACAATGGAAGAGATATGCTGCAGTTTTTCGGTGCGGGTTACAGTATCTTCCAGAGATGTAATCACTTCTTAAGCCCTATgcccacgaccgtgcccgtaatcacggtccctgattccattataaagtatgggagcacggtccataaaagaaaaaaaactgaggtcttatttttttacagatggtCTCTATGGCATGGACACCTTCCAGTAAATGTACGGGAATgtgtcagtcggccatagaaataaatgggtctgtaattatggacTAAATCTACCGTCGTGGGCATAGGGCCTAATCCACAGAAATCAGAGCACGTCGCAGATTTTCAAATGAGCACTGTGGTTATTCTGTTCTGCATGTTCACAGCGGATTTTGCCGTTTTTAATGTTTGAGGCATTAAATCAGTtgtgaatccgcagcaaaatctgcccaTAACACATGCGAGTTATGTTGCGGTAAATCCGCAACAAAATATGCTATGTCTGTGAGTACCTTAAGGAGGTGAAAAATATTGTACCTCAATTTTTCCATcaaggtatattcacacgcagcagatttgtttcagaaatcgtggcaactgaaaatcagttccatttatctgaataggGTTAGCATATGGATTTAGACAAGTCCTATTCAGCTAGGACAAGCCGTAATTAAAAATGCAGGTCAATACAGAAAATTGCAAGAACTTTGAAAGATTCTTTAAAATCCATGGCAAAACTCATTAAGCGCTATGATGAAACAGGTTCTGATGAGGATCCCACAGGAAAGGTAGAGCAAGAGATACTTCTATGGCACAGTACAAATATACTCTAGTCACCAGGCTCAGAAATGATAAAATATCAGCCcctcagtaaggccccatgcacacggccatgcccggaATCACAGCCTGCGATTATGGGCACAGCCAGCCGCGGACAGCAACTCGCATTTTGAGCCCATGCTCCCataagcacggtccgtaaaaagcaaaagacaggacatgtcctatcttttgcggaggcccggaattggtccgtaattgccgGCCtaaggccacacacacacacgaccgtagatttcttaCATCTGTAGATACGcatccgtagtcatttatagtcatccgtaaactATCCGTAGATACGGAACGGTGTCCGTAAAAATGGTCCGTAATGCATTTGTATTTACAGATCCGCAAAAAGGAAAACTCCAAATGATATGCAACATCTGAAAACCTGgcatcgcctagcaacacttctgtaattacggacggctacacatccgtagccgttcgtaattatggaagcgcccgtagacttctatagggagtccgtgccgtaattacggacaaaaaaaaaaaaaaaaaaaaaaagaacatgttctatcatttctatgacacagacacccatccgtaaaaatacagaaatgtgtccgtagcccatagagatgaatgggtccgtaattacagatgaaaaatacagccgtgtgcatggggtcttcgaGGTCAATTGAGATTCGTTTGCTGCCTAAACTCAATGAAACATTCAACAGTTCAGAGAATCAGACCTCCATAAAACTGCTCGAAGAAAACCACTACCGAGCGAGACAAATAAAAAGAAGTAGACTTGCTTGGACCACGGACCACAGGCAGTGGGCTTTAGACCAGTAGAAATCTGTCCATTGTCTGATAAGTCCTAAccaccatgtcttttttttttttttagatacaaaaGGTGAATGGGTGATGTTTGGATGTGTGGTTCCCACCGTAAAGCATGGGGAAGTGGGTGTGATGTGGTGGGTGTGCTTTGCTGGTAACACGGTTGGCGATTTATATTAAATTGAAGGCATGCTTGACCTGTCACCTATCCTGACATGTCCATTTTAGtaattacttgtattccccataaatacTTAACATACCCCATGAAATTTGAATTCTGGAAAATATTTTCTTAGTACTCAGTGTTGTacccttcctctgttattccaccaagaaatttatgaataagtgGACATCAGCACGGATTGGACATTTTCACCAGTCATCAAttgattcataaatttctaggaggaatataaGATTTGGTACAAGGCAGAGttctctatataaaaaaaaaaccaaaaaaaaaaaaccgctctagcaatatttactaaaacaaactggtcaggagagcagacagatcctcttAAACCAGAACGCATGTCTTTCAATAAGGCCGTTCACATGGCTGTTTCAATGGACCATGTGAAGGATCcgttgaaaaaatagaacatgtcctattttcttctgtttgcaCGGCTTCCCCGATACTCAAGTCTAAGAGGGATCCGTCTGTTTTTCACATCCAAGTTTGCacttgttcgtgtgaatctggccaaaAAAGGAGCGTGAGTGCGGTGTCAGATGATCTGGCCCTGCAGTCCCCTGATCCAATATAGATGGTGTGTAATGTGTTGGACCAGAAAGTCAAGGAAAAGCATCGGACAAGTGCCCAGCATACATAGAAACTTCCATACTGTTGAAAAAAGGATTCCTGGTGGCTACCACATGAAGTTGGTTGAGTGTACGCGGAGCGTGTGCCAAGCTGTAATGAAGCAAAGATtggctactttaaaaaaaatctaaaataagattgTATACAGTATATTGGATTAGTATTTCTATTAATTCTTGGTTCCAAAAATGTtcaaaatgtgttaaaaataaagaaaaccccTTTTGGGAGTGTGTCCAAACTTTTGATTAAgactgtatacagtataacaCACAGATCAGACAAaatattaaaaccacctgccataTTATTGTGTAGGTCTCCTTCATGCTGTCGAAAAACACCTCTGATCcgtcaaggcatggactccacgcAACCTCTGAAGATGTTCTGTGGTATCTAGCACCAAGACATTAGAAGCAGAACCTTTAAGTTGCAAAATGAGGCCTccttggatcggacttgtttttccagcacatccctcaGACGCTTGATCGAATAGAGATTTGGGGAAACTTGAACTCTGTCATgtatctcaaaccattcctgaacgatTTTGCCTGTAAGGAATACTTTTGCCATGAAGGGgtatacttggtctgcaacactgTTTAGGTCGGTAGTGTGTGTCAAAGTAACGTCCCGACGAATGCCAGACCCAAAGGTTTCCCAGCACTGCCTACGCCGACTTGCCTTCTtggtgccatctctttcccaggtaagtGATGCAAACACCCAACTGGCCACGTTTTTACAGCACGTAGACAGTTGGGTGTGTGCGTGACTACATGAAACCGTTTCACATCAGACCAGGCCATCTTGAGTTGCTTCATAaatctgatgctcacatgcccattgtggTTGCTTTCAGCAGTGAACAGAATGGGAACCCCTGACCGGGCTGTAGCTACGCAGCAAGCcgagatgcactgtgtgttctgagtcTTTACTATCATAGCATTAAGTTTTTTTAGTTCGGTCACCACTTGTGATAGGTACTTACCATTGTATACCCAGAACACTCCACCAGATCTACAGTTTTGGAAATGCTATGACACTaccgtctgagggtatgttcacacgagcacattacgtccgtaattgacggacgtatttcggccgcaagtaccggaccgaacacagtgcagggagccgggctcctagcatcatacttatgtacgacgctaggagtccctgcctcgctgccggacaactgtcgtaatggacataatgacctcgtgtgaacataccctaaaattgaCTTtgtcaagggccaaattgtgatggtgagggtatgttcacacacactaattacggacgtaattctggcatttttgccgcgaattacgtccgaaatagcggctcaatagcgtcggcaaacatctgcccattcatttgaatgggtcttacgatgttctgtgcagacggtcatttttttcacGCCCCGCTGTCaataggcggggcgtaaaaaagacacctgtcacttcttcagacgtaaatggagcagttttccatggaaaaccagctccatttaacgtccgtaattgacgcagcaaaaagcgcctcaacatgccattacggctgaaattacggtgctgttttctcctgaaaacagcctcgtaatttcagccgttctggacgctgccgtgtgaacataccctaaggaagaGAGGGGGGTAATCTTTAATGGGCATCATAAAATAAAGATTACTATTGGTATAGAGAAAATTTAGTAATCATTTCGAATGTAACCTTTGCCAAAGAACCTTGAAATCCAAATATGAAATCATCTTTTGATTTTATTGGGTTTTGTTTGTAACAAGTGAAAACAATTGTTTGCAATCGGTTGGTTGATAGCTGCCCTAAAATTGGAGGATTATAAAAACTTTAAGGGTTAAGATTCGCtctaaataaaagaaaatattcatttttttctCTCAAGCTTGGAACCATAGATATCTCCACAGATAAAGTAAAAAGACAACTAATCATTGTGTAAAGAGGAGTATACGGGGTGCCCTCCACTTGGCAAGGGATATGGGTCAGGTGGATTATTGTATGGTGGTCTTGTGATTTTGCaagtaaaataaaacaataacacACAAGTGAAAACAGACAGACCAGGTGTTAACTCACGGATGATACCTGACTCACATTCTAGATGGATGCACAGGAAAAccagagggggaaaaaaataaaaatatatggatATTTTGATTAGAACTCATATATAGATTTTTAAATTAAGCATTGGATTTATTTTCATGCTATATACAAACCTTTATCGTTTATCCTTAAAAAAGCCTTGGTCTGTGTTGCTTTCTTTTATAGTCACAGTCAGAAAATTTGAAGTCACATCTGTTACTACTACTTTTTCGCTGTCCACTGGAGGTCTCCATGGTTCTTCTTCTGGCTCTCCAAAAATCCTGGCGACAGGAATACGGGCAATAAGAGAAGGCTTCCTTCCACGTGCCAATAGTGCTTCACTGTAGAAGTTAGACACCTGTGCCCGATAATCTGAGTGCATCTTAGTTCTAGAAACACTAGCATCTTTAAAGAGGTCACCCTTGTTCTTTAGACTATGAAAAGAGGTGTTGGTACTTGACTTCCCAAGTCCACGTTGTGTGGTTTTCATGTGTCCATGTTCTTTCGACAAGAAGCAATGTTCAACCTGACTTGAAGAACCCAAATCTGAGTTTTGTCGCCTTGCAATTTGTATCACACCATGCGTGGAATGATACCCTAGAGGTCCAGAATCATCTGCTTTGGCAGAATTAATTACCTGTTGGGTCTGACTTGTGTGATTGGCAGGGGATATCCTCAAGTTCTGAACATTGGCTTTGTGAGTAAATTTCCCatggtgaaatttttttttctttttcatcttTAAGGAATAATGTTCTCGGATATCGGAGGTTCCTAACCTTTCTTTAAAGAGGTCTACATGAGTTTCGCTACTCTCCTGGGAAGAAGTAGGAATACTCCTCAGCCCTTCTCTGGGCCTAGACTGCATATCTTGAGGTAGATGCCCTGGATATGGACCTCTTAAACCTCGTGCAGATTCACTTCGGAATTCATAGGTCTTTGCCTTTGCTTTAGCCTGtgcctgtaaaataaaagtagaaTGGCAATGAATGACATAAAAAAGCCTCCAAAATACATAGTTACAGATTAAGTttgaaaaaacccccaaaaaaacaggtTCCTCGAGTTCAACTCCTATAAAGGCAGCTGTGAATTATCCTCATGAAatgtgatttttaaaaaaaatatatttagagaATAAAGGGAAGACCTATTTATTGTGTGTAGAATAAACACCAATTTTGAAATTTCACGGCTAAACAGTCCACTGAAAAACAACCAGTTATGGGGGTGTTGTGGTAAAGTCCCCTGAGAAATCATTAAATTCTAACAGAAATGTAGCAAGCGGGTACCAAGCCATGTAGATGGATTTGTCAGGGGAGTTAATGAACAGGAATAAGCAAATTAACCAGAAGCCGGTCATTCCAATCTCGGTGGCCAAAAGGCATGAATTATAGATGGTCAATATATATAAGCAACGCTCTAGGGTTCTGCTGGGCAGTTCTAGCCTGTGAGTATATTATTGGTTTGGGTCATGGACATAAATAGTTCCTATTTTGCACACTGGTGTGAACGGGTACAATGTGCGCCAGGGATGCACTTGGCATTTCAAAAAGGTGTAagcatttttttaaaggtttctGAAGACCTTCCAGTGGGGAGTTCCTGTGTGCCTTCATATGCTAAATCAGCTCCTGGGCTGCTGGGAGGAGATGTTTGGAGAAACCAGGCTTGAGGGCATTGACAATGTTGGACTGTTGGCATGGTACAGATACAATATTTTTGTCGTCCGGGCATGCACAAAAGATTCGCTTATGCTATTTGTAGAACAGCTCAATAGGAATCCCGTAGATCTCAGCTTTACTTATAAAATCCAGCCAAGCTTTTTATCATTCCTTGAcgcaaatataaaaataaaaacacccaGGGAATAATTAAATACGAACAGGTGACATATAAAAAGGGGAAAATTCTTGAGGGACAGGCTTGTTCATAGCCACTTTAAACATATTATGAAAGAGAGGACGTGGCTGCAGAGAGGCATCAAGGGATGCTTTTGCTGTAGCGCTTGCATGGTTTGTAAATTTTTTACAGACAGGGAATAGCTTTAAAAGCAGTGTCACTTAAGAAAATCTGAGATTCTTGAATTCCACATTAGAATTGGTGATCATGCTTTGGGACATCTCAAAAACAAAAGACACTCTACTGGCCAGACGCCTAAAAACTCCCCATATTGGTTCCAACTGTTAGGTTTATGGGGATTAAGGTGGTGATACCATCTGGCAGAAGAGGTAATTAGGACAAACCTTGCCTACATAGAGACATTCTGGTTCTTTACATTGAAAACTGTGGCACTCGGGGGTCTGCATGAGCAGCTGACCTTTAGCTGCTATATTTGACAAATATATGGCCTACAACATCCCCTGGGTTGGTAGGGATAGTGGGTGTCCAATTGGGCATATTCGCCTTTTGACAACAGGACACATCCAGTTGCTAGCCCTCATACCCTTTGACCTACCTGCCAAATGGGTGCAACACACACCTAACACCTTATCGATGCCATATGCGCACATCCTGGCACCCCACCAGGAAGGATTTCCAATTCCCGCTAACCTCGATATCCTCTACTACTAAAAAATGCTTACATCTTTGGAATGACAAAGTGTATCCCCGGCACACATAGTACCTGTTCACACCAGTGTGTAAAATAGGGCTCATGAATGGAAAGTGTATCCCCATTACGCATTGTACCCATTCTCACAAGTGTGCAAAATAGAGACCATATACAGTATGCCCATAAATGAATGTAATAATTTACTCACAGACTAAACTAGAATTGCCCAGCAAAATCCAAGAACATCTACTTTGCATGCTTTTATAGATTAACCATCTAGAATTCATGCCTCACTAGGCTGAAAAGACAATTTAGGGTCCCACCTGTGACTTTAACTTACGATCCAGAGTGGTCCTCTGCATCCGAAATGAACCGCTGAGACAGGTATTGACTGACAAAATACCGCTGTATAGTccactgcagaatcagctgtgttAGCCCACACTCAGATACTTATTAATCTCAGCTTGTTTTGCAAAGTGCCAGAGAAACACACAACTGCTGGAGCAATGGGCATCTTACGTTGCTCAGCAACTCCAAAACTGGGCACACCCCCAAGGAGCATGACGCTAACAGGCGTCACACGTTGCCCAGTAACCATGTAGCTAGGCCCACCCATATAAACGTGACGCCGTGAGACGAGGTGGGTCCTGGCATCAAATAGATCACGTGCAAGTCTCCAGTGATAATCGTGCCATACGCACAACACAGCCCGTGGCCAACGAGAGTTGCATGACAGGTTCTTGGTTAAAATAGCTTATTCCCGTTTACCGGATCCCCTGATGAGTCGTGCTACATGGATTGGAAGAAACGCTTTGGGACAAAAGCAGTAGGGGTAACTGTAAAGCGCTTGTTTTAGTGAACAGTTTCTGGTGGTGTCCCACCTATAGGGGCGATCACTTTGCATGGTCAGGCAGCTTAGGGACTGGCTCTATAGGGAATTATTGATGTTCCCCTCCAGCTGTGACAACAGACCGTTCTACTAACTAGGCGATCTGCAAGAACTGGTTAGACTGTTCAATTTTTCTTGCTTCAACAAGTTAAGCCCTTAATGACCGCTGATACGCCTtttttcacagcggtcattaaggggccttattctaggccgccgccttttcacagcggcctaATCAACGTCCTGCATGGGTGTCCCACCCAGGCTGGAGCTCGGAtgtctgatgacagccaggctcctgctccatTGGtagtgatcgaagtttacttcgattgtgactgtttaacccctcaaatgccacgGTCATTAGCATTTGagtagtttacagagggagggagctccctctgtcacccatcgtcagcccacaaatgcaattgcaggcatccgatggggtgccatggcagccgggtggCCTAACATAGGCCAGAGGTATAGCCTAATAGATGGCTCACAGTTTTATACGGACAGGTAGTAATGCTttggcattatatctgcgatctaaagatcgcaaagttaagtccctagtgggactgaaaaataatgaaggtgaaataaaaatgaataaaagaggtacacacaaaaaaacaaaatatatgatATCCCCGCAATCgttatgacccaaaaaataaagttagcatatttttttttgtattacagtgtattactttagtattgcagtgtattactgcctgtccgtttaaaacggacaggcatctgctaggccatgcctccggcatgacctagcaggcatttactacaggcagacctgggggcctttattaggccccggctgccatcagagacacagacactcggtgaacttatcgccgggtgtcggtggggggggggggggggagctccctccctctctccaaaacaattcacatgcggtgcacgctattgagcgccgcatctgaggggttaaacgggtgagatcgatactttttttttttttgtaaattcttttattttgttttaaagcATAAAGAAAAACAGACAATATACTCAGTACACACCAAGTCGGTATTGACATCGGCCTCAGGCCAGAAACTTGCATAACAAAAGTGCATAACATTACAATGAAAGGCAGTATACCGCTCAGAATAATATTGTAAGAAATGcagatatgcaccctgaacccgcagcgatGCATAATACTCCATAGTCGAGCACAGATACAGTaaaaggaagaaagaaaaaaCGGGGAcagaaggggagagagagagagagcgagagggagAGGAACGCACCTGACATAATTGGGCCTATAGAAGAGGtcaagaggccatgatggccTTGTATTCCACAGAGGATTGAAAACGGATCCATTCACGCCAAGTTCTGAGGAAGGCTGAATGGGACCCTTTCATTgaagccgtgaggtcctccattctcataatctcctggatcttgccacACCACATGCCCACGGATGGGGGACAGGTTTGTCTCCACAACGCGGGAATACATGCTCTGGCCGCATTCACCAAGTGGCGAACAACTGAGCGCCTATACATGGACAACGGcatctcacacagatggagcaggaaaaggtCTGGTGACCTCGGGAGGGGGAAATCCGTGaatttcgaggaaatgcgccacacctcggaccagaaatCAGCCAGGAgggggcagtcccaaaaaataaGCATGATCGTACCCACATGGTcgccacatctccagcacagagGCGAAACCGCcggaatcattgcatgcaatctggaaggcaccctataccaacgagacaGAATCTTGAACCCTGCCTCCTGATATCTACTGGCCATTGAGGACTGGTGTGTCATGGTAAACAAACGCTCCCGTTGTTCAGGAGAGAATGATAGACCCAAATCCCTTTCCCAACTGAGCAGGTAAGATGGGGAGGGCAGATTGGAGGGCGAGATCAGAAGAGCGTAGAGTTTAGACAGTGAATGGCGCACCGTGCCCATGCATGTGCATAAAAGTTCAAATGGGGAGCCCTCCCGCGAGTACGCCGCCGGATTAGCTATGGACACTAGGTAATGTCGTAGCTGGGTGACCTGCCATGCAGAAAAGGGGACAGGGTCCGACAGAGACTGTAACTACGCGCCCGACATCCATCTCTCCTCCTGCAAAAAGTGTACCGCACGTCCCTTACCTGCCCTCAACCAAAGCAGGAAAGGGCTTCCTTCCCGCTCTGGCCGAAATGCAGGGTTACCCAAAATcgggtacagaggggagggggacgGGGAGATGAGATCGATACttctatcgatctcacccgttcgagcagggatgcccccagccttcagctacctctggtagctgagagcagggagatgtaacggctccctgctcgctttatttattctgatgcagcgccgtgagtaggcttatgcatcagaataaagcccattagtggccgcagtgaaaaaggcgtattggcggtcacttaaAATTGGGTCAAAcattaaatctgccccaatatgaaATTTTTGTAAAAGGTGAATATTTTAACAAGAAAAATCTACACTTGAAAAAAAGTTATGTGAAATGTTTTTCTCCATTTTTACTCCGAACTAAACACGTGTTTTAAGAGCAGCACACTTTTAGAGGTCCAATGAGGAACTAGCCAGTGAGACCTGGGCATTAGGGCGACAAATCTGCCTACAAACCCTGAGATTACAAGTAGCAAAAAGCTGAATTTCAATGTACCTTTGTGAATGGAAAAACTAAGACAATAGAACCACAAAATCATTAATAAACAAATATTTGAAAAtttaagctattttttttttttttaaataaaaaaaagttattttccaGCAAGAGAATTACTGAAGTATTTCCTGTATACATACTTTGCTTTAAAATTTAGCAAATGTTACCTTAAGAAGAAAAGTCTTCGGCTTGGGACCCCTTTTTTTTGGCCCATACAATTCTCGTTCTCGCTCTCTGTGGTAAGAGATAGACCGTTTATTTCACTAACATGGACAAAGCAGATTACAATTCGGAACAAAGAGGAAAGGATTTTCTTTACCTGTCCTCAAAAGCCGCTACTAATCTAGCATCCAAGATGTTTTCTTCAGGTTCCCATGTACTGTACctagaacaaacaaaaaaaatagtatattttcagtttattaaatttttgtcttaaccccttggtgccgcagccagttttggccttgtggacacagacccATTTTTCAAACATAACGTGTCACTTTATTTGGTATgcatttacttatccaagtgattcggaGATTGTGTTCTCTTGACACACTGTACTTTATGTTCATGGTAaattttggtcaatacattcattgCTTAATTGTTAAAACCAGGacaattttgagaaaaatttGCATTCTAAAATAGATTATGCAGATATTCAATTTTTATCCTTTTTTCAGCAACTCCGCATATGTTaaaagagaaacgcaactcaataccgtgttacttgactgaaacacaggcctcagaaatgaaggagcattTTGTAGATTGTCGACTCCGATTTATTAGGACATTTTCCAGGCACCACTAAAGGTTTGCAGAGGACacgaggtgccaaaacataaccccctccccccaaaaaaaggaaaACCATTTTGTAAACACAGAGGAATTCACCTAGGAGTGCAGTGAGCACtttgaccacacagatgtttcaaagattttattagaattgggcagtgcaaatgagaattttttttcccaataggaTTTACTTTTAGATCAAACTGTTTCATTCTCACaagaaataaaaggagaaaaagcaccataacatttgtaaagcaatttctccagagtacgaaaatactccacatgtggtcataaactgctgcttgggcacacggcagggatcagaaggaaaagagcaccatttgtcttttgtagcttaaattttgctggaatggtttgtcgacgccatgttacatttgcaaagtccctgagagaccaaaaaagtggaaacccccgCAAAGTGACACCATTGAGGAACTACATCTCTCAAGGAatatatctaagggtatagtgagcatttagacccccacaGGTTTTGTGCTGAATTTATTGGGGGAATTCCGCTTCTGGAggagcccatgacttcactgtcatACATGGACAGCGACATCTGAgactccctccaggagcggaatcccccggccagagcattgacgACGTTCTGGccgggattccggcatctcaaagcccctaacatcactgtctatatattttAGTTTCTGCCTATTTGCAAGTGTTTAATACAAATTTTGGTCTATATTGACCCTTTACACGTTTGCTGGTCACTTATGCATCGTAAATACTGTCCTATGTCTGCCTCCGACCTTGGAGACATATTTCATACCCATTTTATCAGACTATTGACATCACACCTTTTTCACCTGccatgtatttttatatatgatCAATAATTACGTGATACTGATGCCTTGTCGTTTTGTGTGGCCCTTATACAGTTCATTGCGTTTGGTTCTcctgtatattttatattactttgtttgtgtatttaataaaaatttagatttttccattgttttcataCTATTTATAGTGCATCACTCCCTTCTCTTTTATAAGAAAAGAAACATTTGTCTGAGCTAAATAAATAGCTTCACAAGAAGAAACTCCCCCCTCCCAAGCCGCTCTAAAATAGCGATG
The genomic region above belongs to Rhinoderma darwinii isolate aRhiDar2 chromosome 13, aRhiDar2.hap1, whole genome shotgun sequence and contains:
- the CBX8 gene encoding chromobox protein homolog 8 isoform X2 — translated: MELSAVGERVFAAESLLKRRIRKTSTHPFITSREIMTTQPSDEGRMEYLVKWKGWSQKYSTWEPEENILDARLVAAFEDRERERELYGPKKRGPKPKTFLLKAQAKAKAKTYEFRSESARGLRGPYPGHLPQDMQSRPREGLRSIPTSSQESSETHVDLFKERLGTSDIREHYSLKMKKKKKFHHGKFTHKANVQNLRISPANHTSQTQQVINSAKADDSGPLGYHSTHGVIQIARRQNSDLGSSSQVEHCFLSKEHGHMKTTQRGLGKSSTNTSFHSLKNKGDLFKDASVSRTKMHSDYRAQVSNFYSEALLARGRKPSLIARIPVARIFGEPEEEPWRPPVDSEKVVVTDVTSNFLTVTIKESNTDQGFFKDKR
- the CBX8 gene encoding chromobox protein homolog 8 isoform X3; its protein translation is MELSAVGERVFAAESLLKRRIRKGRMEYLVKWKGWSQKYSTWEPEENILDARLVAAFEDRERERELYGPKKRGPKPKTFLLKAQAKAKAKTYEFRSESARGLRGPYPGHLPQDMQSRPREGLRSIPTSSQESSETHVDLFKERLGTSDIREHYSLKMKKKKKFHHGKFTHKANVQNLRISPANHTSQTQQVINSAKADDSGPLGYHSTHGVIQIARRQNSDLGSSSQVEHCFLSKEHGHMKTTQRGLGKSSTNTSFHSLKNKGDLFKDASVSRTKMHSDYRAQVSNFYSEALLARGRKPSLIARIPVARIFGEPEEEPWRPPVDSEKVVVTDVTSNFLTVTIKESNTDQGFFKDKR
- the CBX8 gene encoding chromobox protein homolog 8 isoform X1 translates to MLGLEQCMQGGETQEEKRNELTEQNKPLKTSTHPFITSREIMTTQPSDEGRMEYLVKWKGWSQKYSTWEPEENILDARLVAAFEDRERERELYGPKKRGPKPKTFLLKAQAKAKAKTYEFRSESARGLRGPYPGHLPQDMQSRPREGLRSIPTSSQESSETHVDLFKERLGTSDIREHYSLKMKKKKKFHHGKFTHKANVQNLRISPANHTSQTQQVINSAKADDSGPLGYHSTHGVIQIARRQNSDLGSSSQVEHCFLSKEHGHMKTTQRGLGKSSTNTSFHSLKNKGDLFKDASVSRTKMHSDYRAQVSNFYSEALLARGRKPSLIARIPVARIFGEPEEEPWRPPVDSEKVVVTDVTSNFLTVTIKESNTDQGFFKDKR